From one Catellatospora sp. IY07-71 genomic stretch:
- a CDS encoding adenylate/guanylate cyclase domain-containing protein produces the protein MNTPTCAHCSRAAGPDDRFCGGCGASLTPPCVHCGRTVAFGDLFCTGCGNPVSAAQAAPRREDRRQVSVLFVDMVGFTAYAEQSDPEQVRTLQQEYFAAVRQVVRQHGGVVEKYIGDAVMAIFGAPVATETDALRAVRAGLEAQRVLGRGRLADAATFRAGVATGEALVDVSAARDGGQAIVAGDVVNTAARLQAAAPAGGVLVCAETAAVTAADIEYDEQAPQTLKGRSTSSRVFLAVAARLQRRDRDESTPMVNRDHERGLMVTALHRTIRDRSPQLVTVFGPAGIGKSRLLRELARHAERIPDTTVCWRVGHCPPFGENVTYAALAEIVKAQVGILDTDDEATARARLDSTLRAMCGEQEAARLGDALGPLVGLPGAGLTPAETESAWRRFLLAMTTANPTVLVFEDMHWADEAMLRFVEMLGSIGPGVPLLVVATARPELRERRPGWTSAVSGAVSVSLGPMHDEHIAAMYRLMFGQAVFPAAGVAPLVELAGGNPLYAHEFVRMLVERGELRPVGGNWALAADGDTTPMPQTVQAVIANRLDLLDATDRSVLQAGAVVGNQFWPGAVAAALGIPVDVVTRSLQRLQQRDLVAEHPTSAMAGEPEYAFRHVLVRDVCYQRLPRSERVTRHERTADWLEQITDNRVTDLAEVLANHRWAAHEIARTLGMDPEPYAPAARAALHRAARRAYALHALDTASTLVDRALSLKLAHDPLLELFAAELSLFRSGETFLESGGLQRLGELAEELDALGDRAGAARALTLLGTAAWGRADRAATLSYLDAAVERYEELPETLEKAEALLELARVHMMNYETEPAIAAAEAAADIADRLGLAEVHANARITSATARYIAGDPTGFSELELLTEHCRDQRLTSRRRVVQNFAWACLEEGDLRRHYRLLAEQRTVDVAGGLSLATNFHGDAAEAYFAGDWDTQVRVIGETMRANAAEWDATSVLTSSWILVLRGEEPDDDAIEKVLYYARRSGFHRVLRGAAAHAALCRALQGRAEEAAALLAELDTDWQARVMLPFGEWVAAAGHAATVLGDGALEQVRTMLGRSPRRTPWVRAALATVSGDHAAAAAHFARIGDASDRMLSLAWAARAGQLDQAGQAELREFADRNRASGLLS, from the coding sequence GTGAACACCCCAACCTGCGCGCACTGCTCCCGCGCAGCCGGCCCGGACGACAGGTTCTGCGGCGGCTGCGGGGCCAGCCTCACGCCACCTTGCGTCCACTGCGGACGTACGGTGGCCTTCGGCGACCTCTTCTGCACCGGCTGCGGCAACCCGGTGTCGGCCGCGCAGGCCGCGCCGCGGCGCGAGGACCGCCGCCAGGTCAGCGTGCTCTTCGTGGACATGGTCGGCTTCACCGCGTACGCCGAGCAGTCGGACCCGGAGCAGGTGCGCACCCTGCAGCAGGAGTATTTCGCCGCCGTCCGCCAGGTGGTCCGCCAGCACGGCGGGGTGGTGGAGAAGTACATCGGCGACGCGGTGATGGCCATCTTCGGCGCGCCGGTCGCCACCGAGACCGACGCGCTGCGCGCGGTGCGGGCCGGGCTGGAGGCGCAGCGGGTGCTGGGCCGCGGCCGGCTGGCCGACGCGGCGACCTTCCGGGCCGGGGTCGCCACCGGCGAGGCGCTGGTCGACGTGAGCGCCGCGCGGGACGGCGGGCAGGCCATCGTGGCCGGTGACGTGGTCAACACGGCGGCCCGGCTGCAGGCCGCGGCGCCGGCCGGCGGGGTGCTGGTGTGCGCCGAGACCGCCGCGGTCACCGCCGCCGACATCGAGTACGACGAGCAGGCGCCGCAGACGCTGAAGGGCCGCAGCACCAGCAGCCGGGTGTTCCTGGCCGTGGCGGCGCGGCTGCAGCGGCGCGACCGCGACGAGTCCACCCCGATGGTCAACCGCGACCACGAGCGCGGGCTGATGGTCACCGCGCTGCACCGGACCATCCGCGACCGCAGCCCGCAGCTGGTCACCGTGTTCGGCCCGGCCGGCATCGGCAAGAGCCGGCTGCTGCGGGAGCTGGCCCGGCACGCCGAGCGCATCCCGGACACCACCGTGTGCTGGCGGGTCGGCCACTGTCCGCCGTTCGGCGAGAACGTGACGTACGCCGCGCTGGCGGAGATCGTCAAGGCGCAGGTGGGCATCCTCGACACCGACGACGAGGCGACCGCCCGCGCCCGGCTGGACAGCACGCTGCGCGCCATGTGCGGCGAGCAGGAGGCGGCCCGGCTCGGCGACGCGCTCGGCCCGCTGGTCGGCCTGCCCGGCGCGGGCCTCACCCCGGCCGAGACGGAGTCGGCCTGGCGGCGCTTCCTGCTGGCGATGACCACCGCCAACCCGACCGTGCTGGTCTTCGAGGACATGCACTGGGCCGACGAGGCGATGCTGCGCTTCGTGGAGATGCTCGGCAGCATCGGCCCGGGGGTGCCGCTGCTCGTCGTCGCGACCGCGCGGCCGGAGCTGCGCGAGCGGCGGCCGGGCTGGACCAGCGCGGTCAGCGGCGCGGTGTCGGTGTCGCTGGGCCCCATGCACGACGAGCACATCGCCGCCATGTACCGGCTGATGTTCGGCCAGGCCGTGTTCCCCGCCGCCGGGGTCGCGCCGCTGGTCGAGCTGGCCGGCGGCAACCCGCTCTACGCCCACGAGTTCGTCCGCATGCTGGTCGAGCGGGGCGAGCTGCGCCCGGTCGGCGGCAACTGGGCGCTGGCCGCCGACGGCGACACCACGCCGATGCCGCAGACCGTGCAGGCGGTCATCGCCAACCGCCTGGACCTGCTCGACGCCACCGACCGCTCGGTGCTGCAGGCGGGCGCGGTGGTGGGCAACCAGTTCTGGCCGGGCGCGGTGGCCGCCGCGCTGGGCATCCCGGTCGACGTGGTGACCCGCTCGCTGCAGCGGCTGCAGCAGCGGGACCTCGTCGCCGAGCACCCGACCTCGGCGATGGCCGGCGAGCCGGAGTACGCCTTCCGGCACGTGCTGGTCCGGGACGTCTGCTACCAGCGGCTGCCCCGCTCGGAGCGGGTGACCCGGCACGAGCGCACCGCGGACTGGCTGGAGCAGATCACCGACAACCGGGTCACCGACCTGGCCGAGGTGCTGGCCAACCACCGCTGGGCGGCCCACGAGATCGCGCGCACGCTGGGCATGGACCCGGAGCCGTACGCCCCGGCCGCGCGCGCCGCCCTGCACCGTGCCGCGCGGCGCGCGTACGCCCTGCACGCGCTGGACACCGCGAGCACGCTGGTCGACCGGGCGCTGAGCCTGAAGCTGGCGCACGATCCGCTGCTGGAGCTGTTCGCCGCCGAGCTGTCGCTGTTCCGGTCGGGTGAGACGTTCCTGGAGAGCGGCGGCCTGCAGCGGCTCGGCGAGCTGGCCGAGGAGCTGGACGCCCTCGGCGACCGGGCCGGGGCCGCTCGCGCGCTCACCCTGCTCGGCACGGCTGCCTGGGGGCGGGCCGACCGGGCCGCGACCCTGTCCTACCTGGACGCCGCCGTCGAGCGCTACGAGGAGCTGCCCGAGACCCTGGAGAAGGCCGAGGCGCTGCTCGAACTGGCCCGGGTGCACATGATGAACTACGAGACCGAGCCCGCCATCGCCGCCGCCGAGGCCGCGGCCGACATCGCCGACCGGCTCGGGCTGGCCGAGGTGCATGCCAACGCCCGCATCACCTCCGCGACCGCGCGCTACATCGCGGGCGACCCGACCGGGTTCAGCGAGCTGGAGCTGCTCACCGAGCACTGCCGCGACCAGCGGCTCACCAGCCGCCGCCGGGTGGTGCAGAACTTCGCCTGGGCCTGCCTGGAGGAGGGCGACCTGCGCCGGCACTACCGGCTCCTGGCCGAGCAGCGCACCGTCGACGTGGCGGGCGGCCTGAGCCTCGCCACCAACTTCCACGGCGACGCCGCCGAGGCGTACTTCGCCGGTGACTGGGACACCCAGGTGCGCGTGATCGGCGAGACGATGCGCGCCAACGCCGCCGAGTGGGACGCGACCTCGGTGCTGACCTCGTCCTGGATCCTGGTGCTGCGCGGCGAGGAGCCCGACGACGACGCCATCGAGAAGGTGCTCTACTACGCCCGGCGCAGCGGCTTCCACCGGGTGCTGCGCGGCGCGGCGGCGCACGCCGCGCTGTGCCGGGCGCTGCAGGGCCGGGCCGAGGAGGCCGCCGCGCTGCTGGCCGAGCTGGACACCGACTGGCAGGCCCGGGTGATGCTGCCGTTCGGCGAGTGGGTCGCCGCGGCCGGGCACGCCGCCACGGTGCTCGGCGACGGCGCCCTGGAGCAGGTGCGCACGATGCTGGGCCGCTCACCGCGGCGAACGCCCTGGGTGCGGGCGGCCCTGGCCACGGTCTCCGGCGATCACGCGGCGGCGGCGGCGCACTTCGCCCGGATCGGCGACGCCAGCGACCGCATGCTGTCGCTGGCCTGGGCGGCGCGGGCCGGGCAGCTCGACCAGGCGGGGCAGGCGGAGCTGCGCGAGTTCGCCGACCGCAACCGCGCTTCGGGGCTGCTCAGCTGA
- a CDS encoding 1-acyl-sn-glycerol-3-phosphate acyltransferase: MFYWLLKYIFLGPLLRLIFRPQVEGLENVPGEGAAILASNHLSFSDSIFIPLVVKRKVTFVAKAEYFTGKGIKGRLQKMFFVGTGTIPVDRSGGRAAQAALNTQLRVLRGGNIAGIYPEGTRSPDGRLFRGKTGVARLALESGAPVVPVAVLNTDKVQPSGKLIPKIMKVRLRFGRPLDFSRYAGMAGDRFVERAITDEIMYEVMELSGREYVDVYAVKVKNVPAAA; this comes from the coding sequence GTGTTCTACTGGCTGCTGAAATACATCTTCCTCGGCCCGCTGCTGCGGTTGATCTTCAGGCCGCAGGTCGAAGGCCTGGAGAACGTGCCCGGCGAGGGCGCGGCCATCCTCGCGAGCAACCACCTCTCCTTCTCCGACTCCATCTTCATCCCGCTCGTGGTGAAGCGGAAGGTCACCTTCGTGGCGAAGGCGGAGTACTTCACCGGGAAGGGGATCAAGGGCAGGCTGCAGAAGATGTTCTTCGTGGGCACCGGCACCATCCCCGTGGACCGCTCCGGCGGCCGGGCCGCCCAGGCCGCGCTGAACACGCAGTTGCGCGTGCTGCGCGGCGGGAACATCGCGGGCATCTATCCCGAGGGCACCCGCTCGCCCGACGGCCGGCTGTTCCGGGGCAAGACCGGGGTGGCCCGGCTGGCGCTGGAGAGCGGCGCCCCGGTGGTCCCGGTGGCGGTGCTCAACACCGACAAGGTGCAGCCCTCCGGCAAGCTCATCCCGAAGATCATGAAAGTGCGGCTGCGCTTCGGCCGCCCCCTGGACTTCTCCCGGTACGCCGGGATGGCGGGGGACCGCTTCGTCGAGCGCGCCATCACCGACGAGATCATGTACGAGGTGATGGAGCTGTCCGGCCGCGAGTACGTCGACGTCTACGCCGTGAAGGTCAAGAACGTCCCGGCGGCGGCCTGA
- a CDS encoding NAD(P)/FAD-dependent oxidoreductase, with translation MTYSAGYGDPESGGPATAWRDGWPVYDRSGTVCVIGAGPSGLTAMKNLKEQGFGVDCYERETSVGGAWNWRHDRSPVYASTHLISSKPFSQFPDFPMPDSWADYPKHTQVLEYLEHYADHFDLKPHIWFGTEVVKVEPAEGDRWDVTTRSTGGYGGERIHRYAAVVIANGHNWSPKRPEYEGLADFKGEVIHAAQFKDAAQLRGKKVLVVGAGNTGCDIAVEAAQQAAKCWHSSRRGYWYTPKYTLGRPADQVNDTMLWLRLPLRLRQLIAHRTLKTTVGDLTRFGLPKPDHKIFETHTITNSQLVYYLGHGAVTPVPDIARFHRNSVELKGGEVIEPDLVVLATGYHPVFEFIDGNLLGVDAQGRPRLAMHAFPKRLPTLAVAGLLQPDSGLFPLVHWQMVAFARLLRVREAAPAKAVAVQRRLEAELDRRWTGAKVQGTSRHWFEISHTVYLKAIQRLLDELSLEGAVK, from the coding sequence GTGACGTACTCAGCCGGCTACGGCGACCCCGAATCGGGCGGTCCGGCGACCGCATGGCGCGACGGGTGGCCGGTCTACGACCGCAGCGGCACGGTGTGCGTCATCGGCGCGGGCCCCAGCGGGCTGACCGCGATGAAGAACCTCAAGGAGCAGGGGTTCGGCGTCGACTGCTACGAGCGTGAGACCAGCGTCGGCGGCGCCTGGAACTGGCGGCACGACCGCAGCCCGGTGTACGCGAGCACGCACCTGATCTCGTCGAAGCCGTTCAGCCAGTTCCCGGACTTCCCGATGCCGGACAGCTGGGCGGACTACCCCAAGCACACCCAGGTGCTGGAGTACCTGGAGCACTACGCCGACCACTTCGACCTCAAGCCGCACATCTGGTTCGGCACCGAGGTGGTCAAGGTGGAGCCGGCCGAGGGCGACCGCTGGGATGTCACCACGCGCAGCACCGGCGGGTACGGCGGCGAGCGCATCCACCGCTACGCCGCGGTGGTCATCGCCAACGGGCACAACTGGTCGCCCAAGCGCCCGGAGTACGAGGGCCTGGCGGACTTCAAGGGCGAGGTGATCCACGCCGCCCAGTTCAAGGACGCGGCGCAGCTGCGCGGCAAGAAGGTGCTCGTGGTCGGCGCGGGCAACACCGGATGCGACATCGCGGTGGAGGCCGCCCAGCAGGCCGCCAAGTGCTGGCACTCCAGCCGCCGCGGCTACTGGTACACCCCCAAGTACACCCTGGGCCGACCCGCCGACCAGGTGAACGACACGATGCTGTGGCTGCGCCTGCCGCTGCGGCTGCGCCAGCTCATCGCCCACCGCACGCTCAAGACGACGGTCGGCGACCTGACCCGGTTCGGCCTGCCCAAGCCCGACCACAAGATCTTCGAGACGCACACCATCACCAACAGCCAGCTGGTCTACTACCTGGGCCACGGCGCGGTGACCCCGGTGCCGGACATCGCCCGCTTCCACCGCAACAGCGTGGAGCTCAAGGGCGGCGAGGTCATCGAGCCGGACCTGGTGGTGCTGGCCACCGGCTACCACCCGGTGTTCGAGTTCATCGACGGCAACCTGCTCGGCGTCGACGCGCAGGGCCGCCCGCGGCTGGCCATGCACGCCTTCCCGAAGCGGCTGCCCACCCTGGCCGTGGCCGGGCTGCTGCAGCCCGACTCCGGGCTGTTCCCGCTGGTGCACTGGCAGATGGTGGCGTTCGCCCGGCTGCTGCGCGTGCGCGAGGCCGCGCCGGCCAAGGCGGTGGCGGTGCAGCGGCGGCTGGAGGCGGAGCTGGACCGGAGGTGGACCGGGGCGAAGGTGCAGGGCACCTCGCGGCACTGGTTCGAGATCAGCCACACCGTCTATCTCAAGGCCATCCAGCGCCTGCTCGACGAGCTCAGCCTTGAGGGGGCCGTGAAGTGA
- a CDS encoding SRPBCC family protein, producing the protein MADSSSQSIVINADPARIAEVICDYPSYPRWTQAIKAAEVLEEYEDGYPATVRFVIDAGIVQDEYTLHYDYAEDISRIEWHLVAPSKMQKAQDGSYDIVDNGDGTCTVTYTLSVDLSIGMLGMFKKKAEKAIMDTALKELKKQVEA; encoded by the coding sequence ATGGCGGATTCCTCCTCCCAGTCGATCGTCATCAACGCCGACCCGGCCCGCATCGCCGAGGTCATCTGCGACTACCCGTCGTATCCCCGGTGGACCCAGGCCATCAAGGCCGCGGAGGTGCTGGAGGAGTACGAGGACGGCTACCCGGCCACCGTGCGCTTCGTCATCGACGCGGGCATCGTGCAGGACGAGTACACGCTGCACTACGACTACGCCGAGGACATCTCGCGGATCGAGTGGCACCTGGTCGCGCCGTCGAAGATGCAGAAGGCGCAGGACGGCTCGTACGACATCGTGGACAACGGGGACGGCACCTGCACGGTGACCTACACGCTGTCGGTGGACCTGTCGATCGGCATGCTGGGCATGTTCAAGAAGAAGGCGGAGAAGGCGATCATGGATACCGCCCTCAAGGAGCTCAAGAAGCAGGTCGAGGCCTGA
- a CDS encoding ROK family glucokinase: MALTIGVDIGGTKVLGGVVDPDGTVIATSRRDTPAGDVAATRDVIIDVVKDLSTEHRVDAVGIGAAGWIDATRSTVLFAPNLAWRDEPLRDYVAKAVNLPVVVENDANVAAWAEFRYGAAADAEDSMVMFTVGTGIGGGIVLGGGLVRGAHGIAAEIGHMLAVPDGHVCGCGRHGCIEQYASGNALVRFARAGAQAEPERAKLLLDKAEGKVENITGPIVTSAAQAGDEIAIDAFGQIGYWLGQGLADLVQILDPQVLVVGGGVIDAGDLLMTPARQSYLDSLAQRGRLPVAELRAAKMGNTAGLIGAADLARQ; the protein is encoded by the coding sequence GTGGCACTCACCATCGGCGTGGACATCGGTGGCACCAAGGTGCTCGGCGGTGTGGTCGATCCTGACGGCACCGTGATCGCGACGAGCCGTCGCGACACCCCGGCCGGCGACGTCGCCGCGACCCGGGACGTGATCATCGATGTGGTGAAGGATCTGTCCACCGAGCACAGGGTGGACGCGGTCGGCATCGGCGCCGCCGGATGGATTGACGCGACCCGGTCGACGGTGCTGTTCGCACCGAACCTGGCCTGGCGTGACGAGCCGCTGCGGGACTACGTCGCCAAGGCGGTGAACCTCCCCGTGGTGGTGGAGAACGACGCGAACGTGGCGGCGTGGGCGGAGTTCCGCTACGGCGCGGCGGCCGACGCCGAGGACTCGATGGTGATGTTCACCGTCGGCACCGGCATCGGCGGCGGCATCGTGCTCGGCGGCGGCCTGGTCCGCGGCGCGCACGGCATCGCGGCGGAGATCGGTCACATGCTGGCGGTGCCCGACGGGCACGTGTGCGGCTGCGGCCGGCACGGCTGCATCGAGCAGTACGCCAGCGGCAACGCCCTGGTCCGCTTCGCGCGGGCGGGTGCCCAGGCCGAGCCCGAGCGCGCCAAGCTGCTGCTCGACAAGGCCGAAGGCAAGGTCGAGAACATCACCGGCCCGATCGTGACCTCGGCGGCGCAGGCCGGCGACGAGATCGCGATCGACGCGTTCGGCCAGATCGGCTACTGGCTCGGCCAGGGCCTGGCCGACCTGGTCCAGATCCTCGACCCCCAGGTCCTCGTGGTGGGCGGCGGCGTCATCGACGCCGGCGACCTCCTGATGACCCCCGCCCGCCAGTCCTACCTGGACAGCCTCGCCCAGCGCGGCCGCCTCCCGGTGGCCGAGCTCCGCGCCGCCAAGATGGGCAACACCGCAGGCCTCATCGGCGCCGCCGACCTGGCCCGCCAGTAG
- a CDS encoding long-chain fatty acid--CoA ligase — protein MRQFSQAPAVTIDDTARLTDPVWDNAAQTPQLVQFSRRTATGFDDITSEQFHAEVVALARGLVASGVQPGDRVGLMSKTRYEWTLIDYAIWACGAVTVPIYETSSTEQVQWILADSGAVGCFTETAEHSATVRAAAPALARLWEIDGGDLPTLVTLGASVDPAEIDVRRKSGSADDPATIVYTSGTTGRPKGCVLTHRNMLSDIGNAIPALDVLFHEGASTVLFLPLAHAFARLLQLGVVAGRVKTTHTADVKNLVADLTAFRPTFLLSVPRVFEKVYNSARQKAHSGGKGAIFDRAEAVAIAYSKALQTPGGPGLGLKLRHTVFDKLVYGKLRAALGGRCHSAISGGAPLGDRLGHFFRGVGLNVLEGYGLTETSPAITFNRASAQRIGTVGQPLPGVTIAIADDGEILARGEVIFPGYWNNPAATAEAIDAEGWFHTGDLGSLDADGFLSITGRKKEIIVTAGGKNVAPAVLEDRVRAHALVSQCMVVGDRQPFIAALVTIDPEALPAWLAERGRPETAMAELREDPDLRAEIEAAVAEANKAVSQAEGIKVFRILPRDFTEATGELTPSLKVKRAVVMKEYAEEIDAIYRR, from the coding sequence GTGCGGCAGTTTTCGCAGGCCCCGGCGGTGACGATCGATGACACGGCTCGCCTGACCGACCCCGTGTGGGACAACGCGGCACAGACGCCCCAGCTGGTGCAGTTCTCCCGCCGCACCGCGACCGGCTTCGATGACATCACCAGCGAGCAGTTCCACGCCGAGGTCGTGGCGCTGGCCCGTGGCCTGGTGGCGTCCGGCGTGCAGCCCGGTGACCGCGTCGGCCTGATGAGCAAGACGCGTTACGAGTGGACGCTCATCGACTACGCGATCTGGGCCTGCGGCGCGGTCACCGTGCCCATCTACGAGACCTCCAGCACCGAGCAGGTGCAGTGGATCCTCGCCGACTCGGGCGCGGTCGGCTGTTTCACCGAGACCGCCGAGCACTCGGCGACCGTGCGCGCGGCCGCGCCGGCCCTGGCCCGCCTCTGGGAGATCGACGGCGGCGACCTGCCCACCCTGGTCACCCTCGGCGCGTCGGTGGACCCCGCCGAGATCGACGTGCGCCGCAAGTCCGGCAGCGCGGACGACCCGGCGACCATCGTCTACACCTCGGGCACCACCGGCCGCCCGAAGGGCTGCGTGCTGACGCACCGCAACATGCTCTCCGACATCGGCAACGCCATCCCGGCGCTGGACGTGCTGTTCCACGAGGGCGCCTCGACTGTGCTGTTCCTGCCGCTGGCCCACGCGTTCGCGCGGCTGCTGCAGCTCGGCGTGGTGGCCGGCCGGGTGAAGACCACGCACACCGCCGACGTGAAGAACCTGGTCGCCGACCTGACCGCGTTCCGGCCCACGTTCCTGCTGAGCGTGCCGCGGGTGTTCGAGAAGGTCTACAACAGCGCCCGGCAGAAGGCGCACAGCGGCGGCAAGGGCGCGATCTTCGACCGGGCCGAGGCCGTCGCGATCGCGTACAGCAAGGCCCTGCAGACCCCCGGCGGGCCGGGCCTGGGCCTGAAGCTGCGCCACACGGTCTTCGACAAGCTGGTGTACGGCAAGCTGCGGGCGGCCCTGGGCGGCCGGTGCCACAGCGCCATCTCCGGCGGCGCGCCGCTGGGCGACCGGCTGGGCCACTTCTTCCGCGGCGTGGGCCTCAACGTGCTGGAGGGCTACGGGCTGACCGAGACGTCGCCCGCGATCACCTTCAACCGGGCGAGCGCGCAGCGCATCGGCACGGTCGGGCAGCCGCTGCCGGGGGTGACCATCGCCATCGCCGACGACGGCGAGATCCTGGCCCGCGGCGAGGTGATCTTCCCCGGCTACTGGAACAACCCGGCCGCCACCGCCGAGGCCATCGACGCCGAGGGCTGGTTCCACACCGGTGACCTGGGCTCGCTGGACGCCGACGGCTTCCTGAGCATCACCGGCCGCAAGAAGGAGATCATCGTGACGGCCGGCGGCAAGAACGTCGCCCCGGCCGTGCTGGAGGACCGGGTCCGCGCCCACGCGCTGGTCAGCCAGTGCATGGTGGTGGGCGACCGGCAGCCGTTCATCGCGGCGCTGGTCACCATCGACCCGGAGGCGCTGCCGGCCTGGCTCGCCGAGCGCGGCCGGCCGGAGACGGCGATGGCCGAGCTGCGCGAGGACCCGGACCTGCGCGCCGAGATCGAAGCCGCGGTCGCGGAGGCCAACAAGGCCGTCTCGCAGGCCGAGGGCATCAAGGTTTTTCGCATCCTGCCGCGTGACTTCACCGAGGCGACCGGGGAGCTCACCCCGTCGCTCAAGGTCAAGCGCGCGGTCGTGATGAAGGAGTACGCGGAGGAGATCGATGCCATCTACCGCCGCTGA
- a CDS encoding endonuclease/exonuclease/phosphatase family protein — MSVRVVSYNVHSLRDDLGALARVVRGLAPDVLIVQEAPRRWRWRTKCADLAHSFGMYMAAGGMPSLGNVIMTNLRVRVLDQWCMRYPLTPGRHMRGAVFTRLEVPGRVPFAVVGTHLSTDDEERPGQAALLKPAIDALADPVIVGLDLNECPDGGCWPLLTDRLADAAAVAGLADRATFPVPNPTRRIDALLVDPRLEVREYRVVDTPDADRASDHYPILVDLA, encoded by the coding sequence ATGTCGGTGCGGGTGGTTTCGTACAACGTGCATTCGCTGCGGGATGATCTCGGGGCCTTGGCGCGGGTGGTGCGGGGGCTGGCGCCGGACGTGCTGATCGTGCAGGAGGCGCCGCGGCGGTGGCGGTGGCGCACGAAGTGCGCGGACCTGGCGCACTCGTTCGGGATGTACATGGCCGCGGGTGGGATGCCCAGCCTCGGTAACGTGATCATGACAAATCTGCGGGTACGCGTGCTCGACCAGTGGTGCATGCGCTACCCGCTGACCCCCGGACGGCACATGCGGGGCGCGGTGTTCACGCGGTTGGAGGTGCCGGGGCGCGTCCCCTTCGCCGTGGTCGGCACGCACCTGTCCACCGACGACGAGGAGCGCCCCGGGCAGGCCGCGCTGCTCAAGCCCGCGATCGACGCGCTGGCCGACCCCGTGATCGTGGGGCTGGACCTCAACGAGTGCCCGGACGGCGGCTGCTGGCCGCTGCTCACCGATCGGCTGGCCGACGCCGCGGCGGTCGCCGGGCTGGCGGACCGGGCCACGTTCCCCGTGCCGAACCCGACCCGCCGCATCGACGCGCTGCTCGTCGACCCGCGCCTGGAGGTGCGGGAGTACCGGGTGGTCGACACCCCGGACGCGGACCGGGCCAGCGACCACTACCCGATCCTCGTGGACCTCGCATAG
- a CDS encoding alpha/beta hydrolase, whose amino-acid sequence MKVIRTREWAFPVAPARREVRRATPEVDEGRPPLLFVPGFGHGAWVFAEHWLEHAADRGFPAYAVSLRGHGESAAAPKATLRAYAHDVAQVAASLPRRAVIVGHGAGALVTAHALARYPARAAVLLSPVFGGAGTALRNPMLSLPALFGGGLRLPAGQLFSRELPANAARGYATRLGRASTRAQWQLLRGRTPQAPVGDPPVLVVGSPDDRIVSDAALRRVARAYGGAPLLFPGMGHDLMLDARWREPIDAILDWLEKSA is encoded by the coding sequence GTGAAGGTCATCCGCACCCGCGAGTGGGCGTTCCCCGTCGCGCCGGCCCGGCGCGAGGTGCGCCGCGCCACCCCCGAGGTGGACGAGGGCAGGCCGCCGCTGCTGTTCGTGCCCGGCTTCGGCCACGGCGCGTGGGTGTTCGCCGAGCACTGGCTGGAGCACGCCGCCGACCGCGGCTTCCCGGCGTACGCGGTGAGCCTGCGCGGGCACGGCGAGAGCGCGGCGGCGCCGAAGGCGACGCTGCGGGCGTACGCCCACGATGTGGCCCAGGTCGCGGCGTCGCTGCCGCGGCGCGCGGTGATCGTGGGACACGGGGCGGGTGCCCTGGTCACGGCGCATGCGCTGGCCCGCTACCCGGCCCGCGCGGCGGTGCTGCTGTCGCCGGTCTTCGGCGGGGCGGGCACCGCGCTGCGCAACCCCATGCTGTCCCTGCCGGCCCTGTTCGGCGGGGGCCTGCGCCTGCCCGCCGGGCAGCTGTTCAGCCGCGAGCTGCCGGCCAACGCCGCGCGCGGGTACGCCACCCGGCTGGGCCGTGCCTCGACCCGCGCCCAGTGGCAGCTGCTGCGCGGCCGGACCCCGCAGGCGCCGGTGGGCGACCCGCCGGTGCTGGTGGTGGGCAGTCCGGACGACCGCATCGTGTCCGACGCGGCGCTGCGCCGGGTGGCACGCGCCTACGGCGGGGCCCCGCTGCTGTTCCCGGGCATGGGGCACGACCTCATGCTGGACGCGCGCTGGCGCGAGCCGATCGACGCGATCCTGGACTGGCTGGAGAAGTCGGCGTGA
- a CDS encoding GNAT family N-acetyltransferase: MPELVPPTPRVRDSFLTAVEEYLAEDTYLRTRYGDVPAEGFDRHLEQLAAEATEWSPLRRRSVARTTLWWVEGTVFLGEIRIRHRLTDNSRREGGHIGYDVRPSARGRGHARAMLAAALPVAAGLGIECALLTVEAGNTPSRRIIEGAGGLLWQTEGTRLRYWLPTR, translated from the coding sequence ATGCCTGAGCTGGTGCCGCCCACCCCGCGGGTCCGCGACTCGTTCCTGACCGCCGTCGAGGAGTACCTGGCCGAGGACACCTACCTGCGCACCCGCTACGGCGACGTGCCCGCGGAGGGGTTCGACCGCCATCTGGAGCAGCTGGCGGCGGAGGCCACCGAGTGGTCGCCGCTGCGGCGCCGGTCGGTGGCGCGCACCACGCTGTGGTGGGTCGAGGGCACCGTCTTCCTCGGCGAGATCCGCATTCGGCACCGGCTGACCGACAACTCGCGGCGCGAGGGCGGCCACATCGGCTACGACGTGCGCCCGTCGGCGCGGGGCCGGGGCCACGCGCGGGCGATGCTGGCCGCCGCGCTGCCGGTGGCGGCCGGGCTGGGCATCGAGTGCGCGCTGCTCACCGTCGAGGCCGGGAACACCCCGTCGCGCCGGATCATCGAGGGTGCGGGCGGCCTGCTCTGGCAGACCGAGGGCACCCGGCTGCGCTACTGGCTGCCGACCCGCTGA